In Cryptomeria japonica chromosome 10, Sugi_1.0, whole genome shotgun sequence, a genomic segment contains:
- the LOC131026968 gene encoding G-type lectin S-receptor-like serine/threonine-protein kinase At1g34300 — MRDGGDFVLQNGSSVIIWDTFANPTDSLVINQNFTVGQSLQSGPYTFTMQTSGNFTLKWKNNITYLNEGTPLATTASLTSQGIFKLSNSSADSIWVARSSDYTDNSITVRRIKLEPNGNLRSYGWVTSSGTWQPGWSAVEDQCKVYGWCGNFGVCVYNDTGPYCECPSADFDQIDPTDASQGCKRQQDITQCSNNQSMVQLDHTEFFSYPPESESNSEIYYLGIPDCWQNCLKNPSCTASTIMADGTGTCRMKTSNFTSAYQTVSIPSTSYVKVCGQGRPLTPPPPLTKFVNKSKVSAIGIALAVIAPVIGLIIIQICLWWIFCRHNPRFRLGESAAHYTLLEYASGAPVQFSYKDLQRCTKNFTEKVGSGGFGTVYKGELSNKAMVAVKQLEGIEQGEKQFRMEVATISSTHHLNLVRLIGFCSEGRHRLLVYEFMKNSSLDTFLFTTSEHDKRLDWDTRYNIAIGTAKGIAYLHEECRDCIVHCDIKPENILLDENFNAKVSDFGLSKLIHARGHQNLPLTSVRGTRGYLAPEWLANLPITSNSDVYSYGMVLLEIVSGRRNFDILTSGRKRFSIWAYEEYERGNIMNIIDEKLGTNLNIDQIQRVIEISFWCIQEQPSQRPSMGKVVQMLEGVLPMEKPPAPKPLESLQTSSSSGTSQSAISILTSSVPPKAPFSINSVLPANSIYVAETLSGGR; from the coding sequence ATGCGAGATGGTGGGGACTTTGTACTGCAAAACGGCTCTTCAGTCATTATTTGGGATACCTTTGCAAATCCTACTGATAGTCTGGTGATTAATCAGAATTTCACTGTGGGTCAAAGCCTGCAATCGGGTCCTTACACATTCACCATGCAGACCAGTGGGAATTTCACGCTGAAATGGAAGAACAACATCACGTACTTGAATGAGGGTACTCCACTAGCTACCACAGCATCTCTCACCAGCCAAGGAATTTTCAAGCTCTCCAATTCTTCAGCGGATTCGATCTGGGTTGCTCGGAGCAGTGATTATACGGACAATTCTATCACAGTGCGCAGAATCAAGCTGGAACCAAATGGAAATTTGAGGTCCTATGGATGGGTCACGAGTTCAGGGACATGGCAGCCGGGATGGAGTGCTGTGGAAGACCAGTGCAAAGTCTATGGATGGTGTGGAAATTTTGGGGTATGTGTCTACAATGATACAGGTCCATATTGCGAATGCCCATCTGCAGATTTTGACCAGATAGATCCCACAGATGCCAGTCAGGGATGCAAGAGGCAACAGGATATAACACAGTGCAGCAATAACCAGAGTATGGTTCAACTGGATCATACAGAATTCTTTTCTTATCCTCCAGAGTCAGAATCAAACTCTGAGATATATTACCTGGGGATTCCAGATTGTTGGCAGAACTGCCTCAAGAATCCGAGCTGCACTGCATCTACAATCATGGCTGACGGTACAGGCACTTGCAGGATGAAGACCAGCAACTTTACCAGTGCTTATCAAACGGTAAGCATTCCAAGCACTTCTTATGTAAAGGTATGTGGTCAAGGGCGACCGCTAACCCCACCACCTCCTTTAACAAAGTTTGTGAATAAATCCAAGGTCTCTGCCATTGGGATCGCTCTGGCAGTTATAGCACCAGTCATTGGCCTGATTATCATCCAGATTTGCCTTTGGTGGATATTCTGTAGGCATAATCCTAGGTTTCGGCTAGGAGAATCAGCTGCCCATTACACCCTCCTGGAGTATGCCTCTGGAGCTCCAGTTCAGTTTTCCTACAAAGATCTGCAACGTTGTACAAAGAATTTTACAGAAAAGGTAGGTTCAGGTGGGTTTGGGACAGTATATAAGGGTGAATTGTCAAACAAGGCCATGGTTGCAGTCAAGCAATTAGAAGGAATTGAGCAAGGGGAGAAGCAATTTCGCATGGAGGTAGCAACTATCAGCAGCACCCATCACTTGAATTTGGTAAGGCTAATTGGATTTTGCTCAGAAGGCCGGCATAGGCTGCTGGTTTACGAATTTATGAAAAATTCTTCTCTGGATACATTCCTTTTTACTACTTCAGAGCATGACAAGAGACTAGATTGGGACACCCGATATAACATAGCCATTGGAACTGCAAAGGGTATTGCCTACTTACATGAGGAGTGCAGGGATTGTATTGTTCATTGTGATATTAAACCAGAGAATATACTCTTAGATGAAAATTTCAATGCCAAGGTCTCTGATTTTGGGCTCTCCAAACTCATACATGCCAGAGGTCATCAGAACCTACCATTGACTAGTGTTCGAGGAACTAGAGGATATTTAGCGCCAGAATGGCTTGCCAATTTACCCATTACATCCAACTCTGATGTCTACAGTTATGGCATGGTTCTGCTGGAGATTGTAAGTGGTAGAAGAAACTTTGATATCTTGACATCGGGAAGGAAAAGGTTCTCAATATGGGCATATGAAGAATATGAAAGGGGAAATATTATGAACATCATAGATGAAAAGCTTGGTACGAATTTAAATATTGATCAGATTCAAAGAGTAATTGAAATCAGCTTTTGGTGTATTCAGGAGCAGCCCTCTCAGCGACCATCCATGGGTAAAGTTGTTCAAATGCTAGAGGGGGTTCTGCCCATGGAAAAGCCCCCTGCTCCTAAACCTTTGGAGAGTCTTCAAACCAGTTCCAGCAGTGGTACTAGCCAAAGTGCAATATCAATACTTACAAGTTCTGTACCTCCGAAGGCCCCTTTCTCTATAAATAGCGTTCTGCCAGCAAATTCTATTTATGTGGCAGAGACACTCTCTGGTGGTAGGTAG